A segment of the Candidatus Kuenenbacteria bacterium genome:
TTTTATAAAAACCCTCACCGCCAGCGCGATAATGGCCGGGGTGATTTATTTTTTGATGCCAGTAGTCAGTGTTTGGGTTTTGATACCTGTCGGGATGGTGGTTTACTTCTGTTCTTTACTGGTTTTTGGTGGTATAACAAAACAGGATTTTTGGGATATTTGGAATTCAGTAATAAAGGGTTAAATTATGAAGAGAACACTTCTTGTAACTTTGGATTTTTATCCCAAAATTGGCGGGGTGGCCAATTATTATTATAATTTATGTCTGAATTTGCCGAAAGAAAAAATATTTGTTTTGACTACTAAAGAAAAAGAAGCTGGAACCTCGCAAAAATTTCAAATTTATAGAGAAAAATTATTGGCCGAAAGTTTTTTTGTTTGGCCCAAGTGGCTGCTCTTGGTTTTTGAACTTTGGAAGCGGGCTCGAGCCCTGAAAATAGAATTAATATGGAGCGGTGACATTTTGCCGACTGGGACAGCTGCCCTAATCGTTTCTAAATTATTAAAAATTCCTTATATTGTATCATGCCATGGCAAGGATTTACTCTTGGCCGATGGGCATAGGAGAAAAAGTTGGCTGGCTAGATTTGTTTTGCGTCGAGCCAAGTTGGTGACCGTTAATAGTAAATATACAGGGGAAATAGTTAGAAGTTTTGGGGTGGACAAAGAAAAAATAAGAATAATTTATCCGGGGATAAATAAGCCAGCCGATGGAGCAATAAGCGAAGAAGAAAAAAGCGAATTGTTAGAAAAATATGAGCTTAAAAGTAAAGAGGTTTTGTTGTCCGTGGGCAGGCTGGTAGAGAGAAAAGGATTTGATAAGGTGATAGAGGCGATAGCTGCCGCTCGGCGGGATTTGCCGGATTTGATTTATATTATTTCAGGGACAGGGGAGGACAGAGAGAGGCTAACAGATTTGGCAGCCGGTAAAGAGGGAATAAGGTTTATTGGCAGGTTGAGTGACAGGGAGAAAGATATTTTGTTTTCTGTGGCCGATGTTTTTATTATGACTTCTAGGGCCAGCGAGGATGACGTAGAGGGTTTTGGGATTGTCTATCTAGAGGCGGCCATATTTGGCAAGCCATCAATAGCTGGTGGCGAGGGAGGGGCAAAAGAAGCAGTCGTGGATGGGGAGACGGGAATCTTGGTCGATCCGAGAAGTGAGCAAGAGATAGCTCGGGCAATAATTAAATTATTTAAAAATAAAAATATTCGTCAGGAAATGGGTCAAAGGGCAAAAGAGAGAGCAGAAAAAGATTTTTTGTGGCAAAAAATAGCTAAGGAGATGGAGATAATTTTGAATTAAATTATGATTTCAATAATAATACCAGTTTATAATAATTGTGATAATCTGGAAAAATGTTTGACGAGCTTAGCCAAACAAACTTTTAAGGATTTTGAAGTGATAGTGGTGGATGATGGATCACCAGAGCCAGTTGGCTCTGGAATTCCCAATTCCCAATTTCCAATTTCCAATTTAAGGTTTTTTAGGATTAACCATGGGGGGGCGCCAAAGGCGAGGAATTATGGATTTTCTCAATCAAAGGGAGATTTGATTTTATTTTGCGACGCAGATATGGAATTAAGAAAAGATTGTCTAGAAAAAATGAAGGCAGCACTTGATAATAATCCAGACAAGTCTTACGTTTATTCTGATTTTAAATATGGCTGGAAAACATTTAGATTTTGGCCGTTTGATGCTGGTAAGTTGAAAGAAAATAATTATGTGAACACGTGTTCTTTGCTCCGGCGGGGGGATTTCCTTGGCTTTGACGAATCTTTGGAAAAATTTCAGGATTGGGATTTGTGGCTGACGCTTTTGGACGCTGGCAAGGGTGGCGTTTATATACCGGAGGTTTTATCCAAAGCCAGTACAAGAGGAGGGAAAATAAGTAATTGGTGGCCGAAATTTATTTACAGGGTACCCTTTTTGAAGTTCAAGTCTTTGGAGAGATATAGAAAATGGAAGGAGATAGTGAAGAAAAAACATGGGATAAAGAGCACCAATCAATAAGAGAGGCAAGCTTATTAATTGGCAAGATAAGCGTAGGTTGCTAGGTGGCGATTTAAATATTATAATGTATTTATAATAAATATTGATAAATATATGAAAAACATAGGTCAAAAAACAATAGATCAGTATTTGGAAGGCTTAAAGATTGAAAATTCTAATAAAGAGAAGATTGTATTGGCCATAACACATTTGGTTTACCAGCGCAACCAAAAGGTTGTACAGTTTGAAACTGAGAGTGATAAAGAAAAAGGGGCACAGTTTTTGCGCTCCATTGATGAATATGATCAACTGATCAAGGATGAGATAGATAAAATTTTAAAAGGAGAGAAAGGGCCAACTTATGACTTCTAAACCAGTAGTATTGATAATTTTGGACGGGTGGGGGGTGGCGGCGCCGACAGCCGGTAACGCTATTACTAATGCCCGGCCAGAATATTGGGAATATCTTTTGAAAAATTATCCAGCCACACTGCTCCAAGCTTCGGGCGAGGCGGTGGGTTTGCCGTGGGGCAAAATGGGTAACTCAGAGGTCGGGCACCTGACGATTGGTGCTGGACAGATTTTTTTGCAGAGTTTAGAGAGGATAAATAGGGAGATAGCCGCGGGCAGTTTTTTTGAAAATCAGGCTTTTTTAAAAGCAATTAATCATGTAAAAAATAATAATTCTAAATTGCACCTAATCGGACTTTTGGGTGATGGCGGGGTGCATGCTCATCAGGGTCATTTATTGGCTCTTTTAGATTTGGCCAGTAAAAATAATTTACACAATAAAACTTATTTACATTTATTTTTGGATGGTCGTGATACAGCGAAAGATAGCGGGCTTGTTTTTGTTCAGGAAACAGTAGAAACAATAAATAAGATTAATTGTGGCCAGATCGCTAGTATCGGCGGTAGATATTATGGAATGGATAGAAACAATAATTGGGATCGGATAGAAAAAGCTTACGGGGTAATTACTGGTGGTACTAAAAATGTTAGTGACGACGTGATCGAGGCGGTAAAAGAATCTTATAAAAAAGGGATTTTTGACGAAGAGTTGGAGCCGATTTCTATCGCCCAAGATAAAGACAATGTGGTCGGGGTAGATGATAATGACGCGATTATTTTTTTTAATTTTAGGTCTGACCGGGCAAGACAGATAACCAAAGCTTTTGTGGCCGAAGATTTTGAAGGATTTAAGAGAGAGAAAAAAATAGAGAACTTATTGTTTGTTGGATTTTCTGATTATGAGGATGGTCTGCCTATTGAGGTGGCTTTCCCCAAAATTACCATTGAGAATACTTTGGCTGGAGCAATCAGCCAAGCTGGGCTGAAACAGCTCCACATCGCCGAGACAGAAAAATATGCTCATGTAACTTTTTTCTTGAACGGACTCCGAGAAGATCCATATCTGGGGGAAGAGAGGATTTTGATCCCTTCGCCGGCGGTGGCGAGTTATGATGAAAAGCCAGAAATGTCTGCTTTTTTGATAAGGGATCAGGTTTTGGAAAAGATAAAAAATGAAGAGTTTGATTTTATTGTTATAAATTTTGCCAATCCGGATATGGTGGGCCATACTGGTAATATAAAGGCAGGAATAGAGGCAATAGAGGTAGTAGATAAATGTCTTTATGAAATAGTAGAAACGGTGGTGGGAAAAGGGGGACAGGTGCTTATAACTGCGGACCATGGCAATGTCGAGGAGATGATAAATTTGGAGACAAGGAGAATAGATAAAGAACATAGTAATTTTCCGGTGCCAATGATTTTGGTGAAGGAAGAGCTACGCGGGCAAGGCGCTCAAAAGACAAATAGCGAATTGTGCAACATGAAGATAAGGGGAGCTTTGGTGGATATAGCGCCGACAATTTTGTCGATGCTCGGGGTGGCTAAGCCAGAGAAGATGATCGGGATAGATTTACAGAGAACAATTGGTGGTTAAATAACAAATTGCGAGTATAAAAAAAGTCCTCTCAAGCTGATGAGTATATCGGCGAGAGGACTTTTTGGTTATTAGGCATAGCCCAAAATCGCATATTTACCACCCTCGATTTTTACGTTGAAGGCTTGATTTCCGAGCATGAGAATTATTTTTTGCCCGGGTTTTGGATTCAGCTTTTCGAGATTTTCATAGCCTCTGACGATCAAAGGGCGGAGTCTTTTGGTCTTTTTAGCGGTTTTTTTCACAGAGATCACCTCCTTTGGGTAGTTTGTGTTTGGTTTTTGTTATTTATGATTTAATTTTATAATAATTAATCTATTGCGTCCAGCTAGGTCTTTTTTGATTAATATCGAAGATTTTGTAAAATACTGGTGGATAACTTTTTTGATATTTTTTGTTTGGCTGGGATCGATTTCTAGGAAAATAGTGATGGGTGATGGGTAATGAGTAATGTGGGCTAGGGTTTTAATTTGCTGGAGCAGAGTGCGATAATATTTCAGGCCGTCAGGGCCGGCGAGGAGGGCTTGGCGCGGTTCGTATTTGAGTTCTGGGTTGGATGCATAAAGTTTAATAGGGAGATAGGGGAGGTTGGCGGTAATAATAAAATTAGTATTAAGTATAAAGTATTTGGTATTTTGTATGTTTTTTAGCAAGTCGTTTTGGATGAATTTTATTTTTTTGGAGAGGCCGTGCAATTGGGCATTGAGCTTGGCGACAGCCAGAGCTTTTTTTGAAATATCCAGACCGTAATATTTTATATGCGGAATATGAGATAAGTTTTTGGCCAGAGTGATCGGGATACAGCCGGAGCCGGTACCGATATCAACAAGCGTGACGGGTAATGAGTCCGTCTTGACTCGCTGTCGCTTGTCGATCCGCCTAGACTCGGCTAGGCTGGCGCGTGACGGGTAATGGGCAATGTGTGATTTTTTTATAATATCTAATGCTTCAGCAACTAGTAATTCTGTTTCGGGGCGGGGGATAAGGACATTTTTGTTAATGACAAAATTAAGGCCATAAAATTCTTTGTGGCCAGTGAGAATTGCGATGGGCTCACCCTTGGAGCGGCGAGTGGTTAATTGCTTTAATTTTGTCATTTGTGAGGGTGTAAGGTCGTGTTCTGGGCGGGAATAGAGAAATTCTTTTGGTTTTTCGAGAACAAAAGATAATAAAATTTCCGCATCGAGAGAGGCGGAGGCTATTTTGTTGCCCCGGAGTTTTTGGGTGGCTAGAGCAAGAGCTTGGTTGATGGACATAGAAAAAGTGATATAATGATATTATGACTAAATAATTTATCGAAAAATATGGAAGATCAAAAAGATTCCTTGCCAAACGGCTCTAGTCCAGTAACCGTGGTGACTCGCCAACAGCTGATTGGGCCAATGGAGCTTTTAAGTAGGGCGATAGATATCTATCGCGAAAAATTTATAAAAATTGTTTATCTTAATCTTTTTGCGCTCGCATCATTTTTGCCCCTAGGGCTAGTATTCGGTTTGTATTTTTTAGTAAGCAGTGATGTTCTGGGTATTGCCCCCGGCACAAAATCAATTTTACAGATAGTTTTGGGGCTGGCCGGATTGGTAGCATTGGTTATAGCTGTTTTTTTCAATATAGCGGCTCAAGCTTCTTTTTATTTAGCGCCAGAGAGTGCCAGAGAAGAAAAAGCAACCGAATTGTTC
Coding sequences within it:
- a CDS encoding glycosyltransferase family 4 protein, producing the protein MKRTLLVTLDFYPKIGGVANYYYNLCLNLPKEKIFVLTTKEKEAGTSQKFQIYREKLLAESFFVWPKWLLLVFELWKRARALKIELIWSGDILPTGTAALIVSKLLKIPYIVSCHGKDLLLADGHRRKSWLARFVLRRAKLVTVNSKYTGEIVRSFGVDKEKIRIIYPGINKPADGAISEEEKSELLEKYELKSKEVLLSVGRLVERKGFDKVIEAIAAARRDLPDLIYIISGTGEDRERLTDLAAGKEGIRFIGRLSDREKDILFSVADVFIMTSRASEDDVEGFGIVYLEAAIFGKPSIAGGEGGAKEAVVDGETGILVDPRSEQEIARAIIKLFKNKNIRQEMGQRAKERAEKDFLWQKIAKEMEIILN
- a CDS encoding glycosyltransferase family 2 protein, translated to MISIIIPVYNNCDNLEKCLTSLAKQTFKDFEVIVVDDGSPEPVGSGIPNSQFPISNLRFFRINHGGAPKARNYGFSQSKGDLILFCDADMELRKDCLEKMKAALDNNPDKSYVYSDFKYGWKTFRFWPFDAGKLKENNYVNTCSLLRRGDFLGFDESLEKFQDWDLWLTLLDAGKGGVYIPEVLSKASTRGGKISNWWPKFIYRVPFLKFKSLERYRKWKEIVKKKHGIKSTNQ
- a CDS encoding 2,3-bisphosphoglycerate-independent phosphoglycerate mutase, whose translation is MTSKPVVLIILDGWGVAAPTAGNAITNARPEYWEYLLKNYPATLLQASGEAVGLPWGKMGNSEVGHLTIGAGQIFLQSLERINREIAAGSFFENQAFLKAINHVKNNNSKLHLIGLLGDGGVHAHQGHLLALLDLASKNNLHNKTYLHLFLDGRDTAKDSGLVFVQETVETINKINCGQIASIGGRYYGMDRNNNWDRIEKAYGVITGGTKNVSDDVIEAVKESYKKGIFDEELEPISIAQDKDNVVGVDDNDAIIFFNFRSDRARQITKAFVAEDFEGFKREKKIENLLFVGFSDYEDGLPIEVAFPKITIENTLAGAISQAGLKQLHIAETEKYAHVTFFLNGLREDPYLGEERILIPSPAVASYDEKPEMSAFLIRDQVLEKIKNEEFDFIVINFANPDMVGHTGNIKAGIEAIEVVDKCLYEIVETVVGKGGQVLITADHGNVEEMINLETRRIDKEHSNFPVPMILVKEELRGQGAQKTNSELCNMKIRGALVDIAPTILSMLGVAKPEKMIGIDLQRTIGG
- the prmC gene encoding peptide chain release factor N(5)-glutamine methyltransferase — its product is MSINQALALATQKLRGNKIASASLDAEILLSFVLEKPKEFLYSRPEHDLTPSQMTKLKQLTTRRSKGEPIAILTGHKEFYGLNFVINKNVLIPRPETELLVAEALDIIKKSHIAHYPSRASLAESRRIDKRQRVKTDSLPVTLVDIGTGSGCIPITLAKNLSHIPHIKYYGLDISKKALAVAKLNAQLHGLSKKIKFIQNDLLKNIQNTKYFILNTNFIITANLPYLPIKLYASNPELKYEPRQALLAGPDGLKYYRTLLQQIKTLAHITHYPSPITIFLEIDPSQTKNIKKVIHQYFTKSSILIKKDLAGRNRLIIIKLNHK